One window of the Alligator mississippiensis isolate rAllMis1 chromosome 5, rAllMis1, whole genome shotgun sequence genome contains the following:
- the LOC132250791 gene encoding histone H2B 5 — protein sequence MPEPAKSAPAPKKGSKKAVTKTQKKGDKKRRKSRKESYSIYVYKVLKQVHPDTGISSKAMGIMNSFVNDIFERIAGEASRLAHYNKRSTITSREIQTAVRLLLPGELAKHAVSEGTKAVTKYTSSK from the coding sequence ATGCCGGAGCCTGCTAAGTCCGCGCCCGCCCCTAAGAAGGGCTCCAAGAAAGCCGTCACCAAGACCCAGAAGAAGGGCGACAAGAAGCGGCGCAAGAGCCGCAAGGAGAGCTACTCCATCTACGTGTACAAGGTGCTGAAGCAGGTGCACCCCGACACCGGCATCTCGTCCAAGGCCATGGGCATCATGAACTCCTTCGTGAACGACATCTTCGAGCGCATCGCCGGCGAGGCGTCCCGCCTGGCGCACTACAACAAGCGCTCGACCATCACGTCGCGGGAGATCCAGACGGCCgtgcggctgctgctgcccggggaGTTGGCCAAGCACGCCGTGTCGGAGGGTACTAAGGCTGTCACCAAGTACACCAGCTCCAAGTAA
- the LOC132250788 gene encoding histone H2A type 2-C-like: MSGRGKQGGKARAKAKSRSSRAGLQFPVGRVHRLLRKGNYAERVGAGAPVYMAAVLEYLTAEILELAGNAARDNKKTRIIPRHLQLAIRNDEELNKLLGKVTIAQGGVLPNIQAVLLPKKTESHKPKGK, translated from the coding sequence ATGTCTGGGCGCGGCAAACAAGGAGGCAAGGCTCGGGCCAAGGCTAAGTCGCGCTCGTCCCGCGCTGGATTGCAGTTCCCGGTGGGCCGCGTGCACCGCCTGCTGCGCAAGGGCAACTACGCGGAGCGAGTGGGAGCCGGCGCGCCCGTGTACATGGCGGCCGTGCTGGAGTACCTGACTGCCGAGATCCTGGAGCTGGCGGGCAACGCGGCCCGCGATAATAAGAAAACGCGCATCATCCCGCGGCACCTGCAGCTGGCCATCCGCAACGACGAGGAGCTGAACAAGCTGCTGGGCAAGGTGACGATCGCGCAGGGCGGCGTGCTGCCTAACATCCAGGCcgtgctgctgcccaagaagaCCGAGAGCCACAAGCCCAAGGGCAAGTaa